The Bacillota bacterium genome contains a region encoding:
- the mltG gene encoding endolytic transglycosylase MltG produces the protein MILFLFGSLWIGARVCAAYLSAPAGADPGTTIIINIKQGFSLREVGELLEQKKLIKSRAFFVFYARLTGKEKQIQAGEYRISSAWPLKEILAVLVGGKVLFHRVTIPEGYTVTQIEEILAEKGIVDRTRFREALKSEDFSLPYLSPAPRDPRHLEGFLFPATYEFPAGLAEKEIIGLMLQRFDAVLTPELQRRSQAMGLSVREVVTLASLVEREARLDEERPIIAAVFLNRLRRGMRLESCATIQYILGKQKEKLTYRDLQIPSPYNTYLHDGLPPGPIANPGLASIKAVLYPAEVDYLYFVARGDGSHYFSRTLGEHQTAARRYQRN, from the coding sequence TTGATTTTGTTTTTATTCGGCAGTTTATGGATCGGCGCGAGGGTTTGCGCTGCTTATTTATCGGCTCCGGCAGGCGCAGATCCCGGAACAACCATAATTATCAACATTAAACAGGGTTTTTCTTTAAGGGAAGTAGGAGAACTGCTTGAGCAAAAAAAGTTGATTAAGAGTCGCGCTTTTTTTGTGTTCTACGCGCGTTTGACGGGCAAGGAGAAACAGATTCAAGCGGGGGAGTACCGCATCAGCAGTGCCTGGCCCCTGAAGGAGATCTTAGCGGTACTTGTAGGGGGAAAGGTGCTTTTCCACCGGGTAACGATTCCTGAAGGGTACACCGTAACTCAAATCGAGGAAATCCTGGCCGAAAAAGGGATAGTGGATCGGACGCGTTTCCGGGAGGCTTTAAAATCTGAAGACTTCTCATTGCCTTATTTAAGCCCTGCACCACGGGACCCGCGGCACCTGGAGGGCTTTTTATTTCCTGCTACTTACGAGTTTCCCGCGGGATTAGCGGAAAAAGAAATTATTGGTTTAATGTTGCAGCGCTTCGACGCTGTTCTCACTCCTGAATTACAGCGCCGTTCCCAAGCGATGGGCTTGAGCGTTCGGGAGGTCGTAACGCTGGCTTCCCTGGTGGAGCGGGAAGCGAGGCTTGACGAAGAGCGTCCGATCATTGCGGCGGTTTTTCTCAACCGGCTGCGGCGCGGGATGCGCCTGGAATCGTGTGCCACAATCCAGTACATTTTAGGGAAGCAGAAAGAAAAATTAACTTACCGGGACCTGCAGATTCCCTCTCCCTATAATACCTACCTGCACGACGGTCTTCCCCCCGGTCCTATCGCCAACCCCGGTCTTGCTTCCATTAAGGCTGTTCTCTATCCTGCAGAGGTTGATTATTTATATTTCGTAGCGCGGGGCGACGGTTCGCATTATTTTAGCAGGACTTTAGGAGAGCACCAAACGGCAGCCAGGCGCTATCAGCGTAATTGA
- a CDS encoding penicillin-binding protein 2: MPHLQERRISLLFFFFLCTCLLLGGRLAYLQLLKGKELAAAAVEERILRLSLGNFLRGDIRDCRGKSLLDSQTTYVLAIFPDLVPSSLAGEVSRHPFPPQFSREEQLAEIILGLLPLDGKQDEMRSFLMTAFAKRSPFFLPVFLNREEAEDLKKIHVPGFYVITLPQRYGPAAQARHLIGYVKGSVLKGEPLEGVKGIEILYDNFLAPTDPQVELLTVIDRQGRPLEGRGLRLRGKGEEVGRGKNVVLTIDGRVQGLVEKLMDSYQIRGAVALLDIPSGEVRALASRPQYDQNTSSGDQFDRSLALYHPGSVFKIVVAAAALAEGKVRPEEKFFCPGKFEFNEKEAIGCWQKEGHGSLNFREAFASSCNTVFVEVALRIGRAKLEHYARILGLEEGLVGYPALKKGGMIQIGAYDGQLGNAALGQEGVRISPLTAASLAATIGRGGIFVPPKIVKEIRDDRGSVVTSIPQPATRRVLPAAVAAELQKMMELTIKEGTGKRARVPGLGSAGKTGSVETVLRDAQGNPVSHAWFVGYAPVEFPQVAVAVFIEGGGTGGTVAAEIFRKIMEGLQEIDLS, from the coding sequence TTGCCTCATTTACAGGAGCGCCGGATATCTCTTCTTTTCTTTTTCTTTTTATGTACTTGCCTGTTGCTAGGTGGGCGTCTTGCGTACCTCCAGTTGTTGAAAGGAAAAGAACTGGCAGCTGCAGCCGTAGAAGAGCGAATACTTCGCCTTTCACTCGGTAACTTTTTGAGGGGGGATATTCGGGACTGCAGGGGAAAATCTTTATTGGATTCCCAAACCACCTATGTGCTGGCTATTTTTCCCGATCTGGTTCCCTCCTCCCTGGCCGGTGAGGTGTCCCGTCATCCTTTTCCTCCCCAATTTTCCCGGGAGGAGCAATTAGCAGAAATAATTCTTGGACTCCTACCCCTGGATGGCAAACAGGATGAAATGCGTTCTTTCCTCATGACAGCGTTTGCGAAGCGGTCCCCCTTTTTCTTGCCTGTCTTTTTAAACAGAGAGGAAGCAGAGGATTTAAAAAAAATACACGTGCCGGGGTTTTATGTAATCACCCTCCCCCAGCGCTATGGCCCTGCTGCCCAAGCGAGGCACCTGATCGGTTATGTCAAGGGATCGGTCCTTAAGGGCGAACCCCTGGAGGGGGTAAAAGGAATCGAAATCCTGTACGATAATTTCCTGGCCCCAACAGATCCACAGGTAGAACTCCTTACTGTGATAGACCGGCAGGGGCGTCCCCTGGAGGGTCGCGGGTTACGCCTCCGGGGTAAGGGAGAAGAAGTAGGTCGGGGTAAAAATGTAGTCCTTACAATAGATGGAAGAGTTCAGGGACTTGTAGAAAAACTCATGGACAGCTACCAAATCCGGGGGGCCGTGGCTCTTCTGGATATACCCTCAGGGGAAGTCAGGGCTCTGGCCAGCCGCCCGCAGTATGACCAGAACACAAGTTCCGGTGACCAATTCGACCGGAGCCTCGCACTTTACCACCCCGGTTCGGTTTTTAAAATTGTTGTTGCTGCTGCCGCGCTTGCCGAGGGGAAGGTACGTCCCGAAGAGAAATTTTTCTGTCCGGGAAAGTTTGAATTCAACGAAAAAGAGGCAATAGGTTGCTGGCAAAAGGAGGGGCATGGAAGCCTTAATTTCCGCGAGGCCTTTGCTTCTTCCTGCAATACTGTTTTTGTGGAAGTGGCACTCCGAATCGGCCGCGCGAAATTAGAGCATTATGCCCGGATTTTGGGCCTGGAAGAGGGTTTGGTCGGTTACCCCGCTCTCAAGAAAGGAGGCATGATTCAGATCGGTGCCTATGACGGCCAGTTGGGAAATGCGGCCCTGGGCCAGGAAGGGGTTAGGATCAGCCCGCTTACGGCAGCTTCCCTGGCTGCCACGATCGGGCGCGGGGGAATTTTTGTGCCACCTAAAATCGTAAAAGAAATCAGAGACGACAGGGGGAGTGTGGTGACATCCATTCCCCAACCGGCAACGCGGCGGGTCTTGCCCGCGGCGGTCGCTGCAGAACTTCAAAAAATGATGGAGCTCACAATAAAAGAAGGGACAGGAAAGCGCGCCCGTGTTCCCGGGTTGGGGAGCGCCGGCAAGACGGGTTCCGTGGAGACAGTGCTCCGGGATGCTCAGGGTAATCCCGTTTCTCATGCCTGGTTTGTGGGGTACGCGCCAGTTGAGTTTCCCCAGGTTGCTGTTGCCGTATTTATTGAAGGTGGGGGAACAGGGGGTACGGTTGCAGCCGAAATCTTTCGGAAAATTATGGAAGGGTTACAGGAGATCGACCTTTCTTAA
- a CDS encoding sigma-70 family RNA polymerase sigma factor: MVSELFLATAISFLKGLVFLTAYISNSVFPQPLSEEDEAYYLRRLEQGDEEARNILIEHNLRLVAHIIKKFDVTGEDPDDLISIGTIGLIKAINTFNQNKGTKLATYAARCIENEISKTILLR; this comes from the coding sequence GTGGTTTCAGAGCTGTTCTTAGCAACAGCTATTTCTTTTCTTAAGGGGCTTGTCTTTTTAACTGCCTACATCAGTAACAGTGTGTTCCCCCAACCCCTTTCAGAAGAGGACGAGGCCTACTACCTGCGCCGTTTGGAGCAAGGGGATGAAGAGGCGCGAAATATCTTAATCGAGCATAATCTTCGCCTTGTTGCTCACATTATTAAAAAATTTGATGTAACTGGCGAAGATCCTGATGATTTAATTTCCATAGGCACAATTGGTTTAATCAAGGCAATTAATACTTTCAACCAGAATAAAGGAACCAAACTGGCTACCTATGCAGCACGCTGTATTGAAAACGAAATCTCGAAGACAATATTATTGCGGTAA
- a CDS encoding type II toxin-antitoxin system PemK/MazF family toxin, giving the protein MKDEPLTPGDVVLIALPLHDPKGHEQEGHRPAIVVGIPQGPVRYPVVVAVPLTTQSGPWARKNPSLYRHLPRGAGGIPQASIALLDQLRAVDVRRVKAYLGRLEPEIFQPIRNSLIELFAKENTP; this is encoded by the coding sequence ATGAAAGATGAACCACTAACACCAGGCGATGTCGTGCTGATTGCTCTCCCCCTACACGATCCGAAAGGACACGAACAAGAGGGTCATAGGCCCGCAATCGTCGTAGGCATACCCCAAGGACCAGTACGTTACCCTGTAGTGGTGGCAGTACCTTTGACCACGCAGAGCGGCCCATGGGCCAGGAAAAACCCGAGTTTATACCGTCATTTACCACGTGGTGCCGGTGGAATACCCCAGGCTTCAATAGCCCTATTAGACCAGCTGCGCGCAGTTGATGTGCGACGGGTCAAGGCTTACTTGGGCCGCCTAGAACCAGAAATATTTCAGCCTATAAGAAATAGCCTAATTGAACTGTTTGCTAAGGAAAATACACCATGA
- a CDS encoding helix-turn-helix domain-containing protein translates to MGNEKALTVPEAAYRLAVHPKTVYNLLARGKLPGVKVGRVWRIHADVLDAFLRGYRKEVSDFEPT, encoded by the coding sequence ATGGGAAACGAAAAGGCTTTAACTGTTCCCGAGGCGGCCTACCGTCTTGCCGTCCACCCCAAAACTGTATATAACTTACTGGCACGCGGTAAGCTGCCGGGAGTCAAAGTAGGCCGGGTTTGGCGCATTCATGCTGACGTCCTGGACGCTTTTTTACGCGGCTATCGAAAGGAGGTCTCTGATTTTGAGCCTACTTAA
- a CDS encoding ParM/StbA family protein, with translation MVYLELNIGVDVGYGYVKAVSSEGKRVIFPSLVAPARELVLADLSLNGRRHLNDLAASVSVNGADPIWVQFSRVLVYPQGAGSLFAVSNLPDSGMIGIVDVGYKTTDYLTVEIKNKKALPVSGLSGSVEIGVYYLYKAVAEEYERATGGILNVAKAEQVVRNGKTFYRGREIDMTGAVARARFEVARAIADNVLAALGSSADEVRKVYLGGGGILELEELSELLPATEVLPEPQWANALGFLKICESWAMRNGLATVPVSDGNSLA, from the coding sequence GTGGTTTATCTGGAACTGAACATAGGAGTAGACGTGGGCTACGGCTACGTAAAAGCCGTGAGCAGCGAGGGGAAACGGGTTATCTTTCCGTCGCTGGTCGCTCCCGCAAGGGAACTGGTGCTTGCCGACCTCTCTCTAAACGGCCGGAGGCACCTGAACGATCTCGCCGCGTCCGTAAGCGTCAACGGAGCTGACCCAATCTGGGTGCAGTTCAGCAGGGTGTTAGTCTATCCCCAGGGCGCAGGCTCGCTTTTCGCAGTCTCGAACCTTCCGGATTCAGGAATGATCGGAATAGTCGATGTCGGATATAAGACGACCGACTACCTGACGGTTGAAATCAAAAATAAAAAGGCTCTCCCTGTATCAGGGTTATCTGGTTCCGTCGAAATCGGAGTTTATTACCTGTATAAAGCGGTTGCCGAGGAATACGAACGAGCAACCGGGGGAATCTTGAACGTGGCGAAAGCGGAGCAGGTCGTCAGGAACGGGAAGACGTTCTACCGCGGGAGGGAAATAGATATGACCGGCGCTGTAGCGAGGGCGCGTTTTGAGGTCGCCCGCGCCATCGCTGACAACGTTCTGGCAGCGTTGGGGAGCAGCGCTGATGAGGTTCGGAAGGTCTACCTCGGAGGCGGGGGAATCCTGGAGTTAGAAGAGCTTTCGGAACTTCTTCCCGCCACCGAAGTTCTCCCGGAACCGCAGTGGGCGAACGCCCTGGGATTTTTGAAAATCTGCGAATCGTGGGCCATGCGCAATGGTTTGGCTACTGTACCGGTATCGGATGGGAACAGTTTGGCATAA
- a CDS encoding recombinase family protein, with the protein MVLVYRIDRLARNTMHFLNVFDKLDKLGITLRSMTEPFDTSTPAGRFTMTMFASIATLERDTILERTSLGKDRAARNGKWTGGKPPYGYKVNSEGFLEIDEKQAKIVRLIFHLYTVEGMGTIPIADYLNAKQVPTPYQAKGTNVITSGKWNAGLISRILNNTTYKGIHEYRKENKTKKERIIREVPTIVSEELWNRTQALLRKNFVMASRNARRQYLLRGLIRCGLCGRTFVGDGNNKKGRFYYRCTGNSSFRGKTEPKCGAIVVRAELIEEIVWNDVKRFVKNPGWVVNALKEKLQGQIENARPLEEEIAEIEKALVAKQEERARVINLVRKGLISEQEAEAELLAAAKEIEALNTRKESLLERQLQLDSFKAKAASARAILEQLQEKVDVADFKTRRELVEALVESIRVDIVQENGRKLPRITIIYCFGNPDSSEQSSV; encoded by the coding sequence ATGGTGCTGGTCTACCGGATTGACCGGCTGGCCCGAAACACCATGCACTTTTTAAATGTCTTCGACAAGCTGGATAAGCTCGGCATTACCCTGCGTTCGATGACCGAGCCCTTTGATACTTCGACGCCCGCCGGACGGTTCACAATGACGATGTTTGCCTCCATTGCCACCTTAGAGCGGGACACCATCCTGGAACGTACCTCCTTGGGTAAGGACCGGGCCGCGCGGAACGGCAAATGGACCGGGGGAAAACCACCTTACGGGTACAAGGTCAACAGTGAAGGTTTCCTGGAAATTGACGAAAAGCAGGCCAAGATCGTTCGGCTAATCTTCCATTTATATACCGTCGAAGGTATGGGCACCATACCGATTGCTGATTACCTTAACGCCAAGCAGGTACCCACCCCATACCAGGCCAAAGGGACCAACGTTATAACGTCGGGTAAATGGAATGCCGGCCTTATTTCCCGGATCCTTAACAATACTACCTATAAAGGCATTCACGAGTACCGCAAGGAAAACAAGACCAAAAAAGAACGGATAATCAGAGAGGTACCCACCATCGTTTCCGAAGAACTCTGGAACCGCACCCAGGCGCTCCTGCGGAAAAATTTCGTTATGGCCTCCCGCAACGCCCGGCGCCAGTACCTGCTGCGCGGTCTCATCCGGTGTGGCCTTTGCGGCCGGACCTTCGTAGGTGACGGCAATAATAAGAAAGGCCGGTTCTATTATCGCTGCACCGGCAATTCCTCTTTCCGAGGGAAGACCGAACCGAAGTGCGGCGCGATAGTGGTCCGGGCAGAACTGATCGAGGAAATTGTATGGAACGATGTGAAACGTTTCGTTAAAAACCCTGGGTGGGTAGTAAATGCTCTCAAAGAGAAGCTCCAAGGTCAAATAGAAAATGCCCGGCCTCTGGAAGAAGAAATCGCCGAGATAGAGAAAGCTCTGGTTGCCAAACAAGAAGAGCGGGCCCGGGTTATCAATCTCGTTAGGAAAGGGCTTATCTCCGAACAGGAGGCAGAAGCGGAACTTTTGGCTGCAGCAAAGGAGATTGAAGCCTTAAACACCCGCAAGGAAAGCCTTTTGGAACGACAGCTTCAACTGGATAGCTTTAAGGCCAAGGCAGCCAGTGCCCGCGCCATCCTGGAGCAACTTCAGGAAAAGGTAGACGTTGCTGACTTTAAGACCCGGCGGGAACTGGTGGAGGCGCTGGTTGAAAGTATCCGGGTGGATATCGTACAAGAGAACGGCCGGAAGCTGCCACGCATCACGATTATTTATTGTTTCGGCAATCCGGATAGTTCTGAACAGTCCTCGGTGTGA
- a CDS encoding recombinase family protein → MKAAVYCRVSTDEQAEAKTIENQVDFAKRYCDLHEIEIYDFYLDDGITGTIAIEQRPEGARLPKRR, encoded by the coding sequence ATGAAAGCCGCCGTCTATTGCCGAGTTTCAACAGATGAACAGGCCGAGGCCAAGACGATTGAAAACCAGGTGGATTTCGCTAAGCGCTACTGCGACCTACATGAGATCGAGATCTATGATTTTTATTTAGACGACGGCATCACGGGTACCATCGCCATAGAGCAGAGGCCTGAAGGGGCAAGGCTCCCTAAAAGACGCTAA
- a CDS encoding GNAT family N-acetyltransferase encodes MELVKTGESEELVAFLKRDYANNPYFFNYLDEIARPGAEAAVWVARKNGAIVVAFLLSPTHCCVSAADSAFIDLVADKIPPVTSVHVLGRSDLTLKLLGVVRGPARKQKFYSFCKLSPKRLPHPQIFRSVKASSADLPALTRLYAKSDILANYETRLPALLRSGTAYLAKEGDGAVSCALTTTETPEMAMIGAVFTDETHRNRGLATDCMVNLCRDLAARGKEVYLFYERDNPLLGRLYAKMGFTITGEWVVATIA; translated from the coding sequence ATGGAACTCGTTAAAACCGGAGAATCCGAAGAACTCGTGGCTTTCCTGAAACGGGACTACGCCAACAACCCCTACTTCTTCAACTACCTGGACGAAATCGCCCGGCCCGGTGCGGAAGCCGCCGTCTGGGTGGCCCGGAAAAACGGCGCGATTGTAGTGGCGTTTTTGCTCTCTCCGACCCACTGCTGTGTCTCGGCCGCGGACAGCGCGTTCATCGACCTAGTTGCTGACAAGATACCTCCAGTGACAAGCGTTCACGTTCTGGGAAGAAGCGATCTGACACTTAAACTGCTCGGAGTCGTCCGTGGACCTGCACGCAAGCAAAAGTTCTACTCGTTCTGCAAGCTTAGCCCGAAACGCCTCCCTCACCCCCAGATTTTCCGCAGCGTGAAGGCGTCAAGCGCGGATCTGCCCGCTCTGACGCGTCTTTACGCCAAGAGCGATATTTTGGCCAACTACGAAACCCGGCTGCCCGCCCTCCTGCGCTCCGGCACCGCCTACCTCGCTAAAGAAGGCGACGGCGCCGTCTCTTGCGCCCTGACCACGACCGAAACCCCCGAGATGGCGATGATCGGCGCTGTCTTCACGGATGAGACACACCGAAACCGGGGGCTGGCCACGGACTGCATGGTGAACCTCTGCCGGGATCTGGCAGCAAGAGGGAAGGAGGTTTATCTCTTTTACGAAAGGGATAATCCGCTGCTGGGAAGGCTCTACGCGAAAATGGGTTTCACCATAACCGGCGAGTGGGTCGTCGCTACAATCGCGTGA